Proteins encoded in a region of the Sulfurimonas marina genome:
- the lpdA gene encoding dihydrolipoyl dehydrogenase, which yields MDRYEVVIIGAGPGGYQAALELGNAGKKVLLIDKAKKNIGGVCLNVGCIPTKNYLHNAEFISKIEHFMDSGVNLQYEGLNLGRLQTKTTALIDEIRSGVVWMLDQNSVELLYGEVTFLDQQTIKVDNTIIEFDKCIVATGSKPRELEFLPFDGKQIISSNELFTLEALPKSITIVGSGAIGCEAASFFNAFGVKVTLLSRGEMILSKEDIDVAKALKRVFKRGGIELIDSASIKSVNKFTEGVELTIESGNEEQVLKSDVVLSVSGRIPNTSELNLENAGIKLDTKGFIEINEAFQTTNSNIYAVGDCIDTPGLAHTAYKEGKITAYNIINSTSKANTHISPSTVYTNPQVATCGLKESDAQNKNIDIDVKKVYFKANAKAKILGDDSGFAKVIVSKEDRTILGAAIIGVEATEIIHELVFSVEKKLTIDELRDVIHAHPSVSEIISYL from the coding sequence ATGGATAGATATGAAGTAGTAATAATCGGAGCAGGCCCAGGTGGCTATCAGGCGGCATTAGAACTTGGCAATGCAGGTAAAAAAGTGTTACTCATTGACAAAGCAAAAAAGAATATAGGCGGGGTTTGTTTAAATGTCGGTTGTATCCCTACAAAAAACTATCTTCATAATGCTGAATTTATCTCTAAAATAGAGCATTTTATGGATTCTGGTGTAAATCTTCAGTACGAGGGGCTCAATCTGGGACGCCTGCAAACAAAAACTACAGCACTTATAGATGAGATAAGAAGTGGTGTTGTGTGGATGCTTGATCAAAACAGTGTTGAGCTGCTTTATGGAGAGGTAACATTTCTCGATCAACAAACCATTAAAGTTGACAATACAATCATAGAGTTTGACAAGTGTATAGTAGCTACCGGTTCAAAACCCAGAGAACTTGAATTCTTACCGTTTGACGGCAAACAGATCATATCAAGCAATGAGCTTTTTACCCTTGAAGCACTTCCAAAATCTATCACAATAGTTGGAAGCGGTGCCATAGGGTGTGAAGCTGCATCTTTTTTCAATGCTTTTGGGGTAAAAGTAACACTTCTAAGCAGAGGTGAGATGATACTTTCCAAAGAGGATATCGATGTTGCAAAAGCACTTAAACGTGTATTTAAAAGAGGTGGTATAGAGCTCATCGATTCAGCTTCTATCAAAAGCGTCAACAAGTTTACTGAAGGTGTGGAACTAACGATCGAATCAGGTAATGAAGAGCAAGTGCTAAAAAGTGATGTAGTTTTAAGTGTCTCAGGTCGTATTCCAAATACTTCTGAACTGAACTTAGAAAATGCAGGTATAAAGCTTGACACAAAAGGTTTTATAGAGATAAATGAAGCATTTCAAACGACAAATAGTAATATCTATGCCGTGGGTGATTGTATAGATACTCCGGGACTAGCCCATACAGCGTATAAAGAGGGGAAAATAACCGCTTATAACATCATAAACTCTACTTCAAAAGCAAATACACACATATCACCTTCTACAGTTTATACAAACCCGCAAGTAGCAACCTGTGGATTAAAAGAGAGCGATGCACAAAATAAAAATATTGATATAGACGTAAAGAAGGTATATTTCAAGGCCAATGCAAAAGCAAAAATATTAGGCGATGACTCCGGTTTTGCAAAAGTAATAGTTTCAAAAGAAGATAGAACAATTTTAGGAGCAGCTATTATAGGTGTAGAAGCTACGGAGATTATCCATGAGCTTGTATTTTCCGTAGAGAAAAAACTCACAATAGATGAGCTTAGAGATGTGATCCACGCTCATCCAAGTGTGTCGGAGATTATAAGTTATCTATAA
- a CDS encoding acyl carrier protein — translation MTKEELQTMIIKAILEIAPDVEEEEIELTANIQRSLEIDSFDFLKILTAMHEKTGVEVPEADYAKVGSVEEMANYFIDNL, via the coding sequence ATGACAAAAGAGGAACTACAAACTATGATCATAAAAGCGATACTTGAGATCGCACCTGATGTTGAAGAGGAGGAGATAGAATTAACTGCAAACATTCAACGTTCACTAGAGATAGATTCGTTTGATTTTCTAAAGATACTTACTGCTATGCATGAAAAAACTGGTGTCGAAGTGCCTGAAGCAGATTATGCAAAAGTGGGTTCAGTGGAGGAGATGGCAAACTATTTTATAGATAACTTATAA
- a CDS encoding 2-oxo acid dehydrogenase subunit E2, whose amino-acid sequence MAVDEEKPKEQETAVAKETKAKETKDGMRQAIAAAMSKSNAEIPHYYLSTTINMTPALEYLEELNKQRDIQNRILPAAMLIRAAVVALKKVPELNGFWHEDELHISEAIHPGIAIALRKGGLITPALLHADIKNLNDTMESLGDLITRTRASKLRSSELMAQTITITNLGDLGVDSVFGVIYPPQVAVIGFGIIKDAPWAEGDALCVRKVMQATLAGDHRATDGRIGAKFLDTLNTILQNPKEML is encoded by the coding sequence GTGGCTGTTGATGAAGAAAAACCAAAAGAGCAGGAAACAGCAGTTGCTAAAGAGACTAAAGCTAAAGAGACTAAAGATGGTATGCGTCAGGCGATTGCAGCTGCCATGAGCAAGTCAAATGCCGAGATACCACACTATTATCTCTCAACAACAATCAATATGACGCCTGCTTTAGAGTACCTCGAAGAGCTTAATAAACAAAGAGATATACAAAATAGAATTTTGCCTGCTGCAATGCTTATACGAGCAGCTGTTGTAGCCTTAAAAAAGGTACCTGAGTTAAACGGTTTTTGGCATGAGGATGAGCTACATATCAGTGAAGCGATACATCCTGGAATTGCAATAGCTCTAAGAAAGGGCGGTTTGATAACACCTGCACTTTTACATGCAGATATTAAAAATCTAAACGATACTATGGAGTCTTTAGGTGATTTGATAACAAGGACTCGTGCAAGTAAATTGCGTTCAAGTGAGTTGATGGCACAAACTATTACGATCACAAATCTCGGTGACTTAGGAGTTGACAGCGTGTTTGGCGTTATCTATCCACCGCAAGTTGCAGTAATAGGCTTTGGGATTATAAAAGATGCTCCTTGGGCCGAAGGTGATGCACTTTGTGTGAGAAAAGTGATGCAGGCTACACTTGCAGGGGACCACCGTGCAACCGATGGTAGAATCGGTGCAAAATTTTTAGACACATTAAATACTATATTACAAAATCCAAAGGAGATGTTATGA
- a CDS encoding biotin/lipoyl-containing protein: MSEFVMPSLGADMESAVLMEWHVKEGDKVSKGDVIAEVETSKGVIEIEVFEEGIVEKLLVEEETECKVGTPLAIISSDANESVEVKVEEPKPEPKEEMKEQKEIEPEEEMKEQKEIEPEEEQKPNIKAEAPLKMQSSDVKVSPAARKKAEELGIDLSSITPKKRCYTTCSVGSFNSRKR, encoded by the coding sequence ATGAGTGAATTTGTAATGCCGAGTCTCGGTGCCGATATGGAATCAGCTGTTTTAATGGAGTGGCATGTAAAAGAGGGTGACAAAGTTAGCAAAGGTGATGTGATCGCTGAAGTTGAGACCTCTAAAGGTGTTATAGAGATTGAGGTTTTTGAAGAGGGTATTGTTGAGAAGCTTTTGGTAGAGGAAGAGACCGAGTGTAAAGTGGGTACCCCTTTGGCAATTATAAGTTCAGATGCAAATGAGAGTGTAGAAGTAAAAGTAGAAGAGCCTAAACCTGAACCAAAAGAAGAGATGAAAGAGCAAAAAGAGATAGAGCCTGAAGAAGAGATGAAAGAGCAAAAAGAGATAGAGCCTGAAGAAGAGCAAAAGCCGAATATAAAAGCAGAAGCACCTCTAAAGATGCAAAGTAGCGATGTTAAAGTATCACCTGCAGCTAGAAAAAAAGCTGAAGAGTTAGGTATAGATCTCTCTAGCATAACTCCGAAAAAACGGTGTTATACAACTTGCTCAGTTGGAAGCTTTAACTCCCGCAAGAGATAA
- a CDS encoding alpha-ketoacid dehydrogenase subunit beta, whose translation MAETTYREAVRAAIDDAMSADERVFLMGEDVGHYGGCYAVSMGLLEKFGEQRIIDTPLSESTFTGAGIGAALNGMRPIVEIMTVNFSLLALDQIMNNAATLLHMSGGQFNVPLVIRMATGGGKQLGAQHSHSLEGWFAHIPGLKILTPATVQDAYDMVGLALQDPDPVLIFENALLYNAKGELDLDAIPLEIGKAKVEKEGKDVTILTYGISVFKALEAAESLAKEGIDAEVIDLRSLRPLDDETIMASIAKTHKVVIVDEGWKSGSLSAEIMARINEQAFYELDAPMSRVCTAEVPLPYAKHLEDAALPQADKIVEAAIKTVGVS comes from the coding sequence ATGGCTGAGACAACATACCGTGAAGCTGTAAGGGCGGCTATAGATGATGCTATGAGTGCTGATGAGCGAGTATTTTTAATGGGGGAAGATGTAGGTCACTACGGTGGGTGTTATGCTGTGAGTATGGGACTTTTAGAGAAGTTTGGCGAGCAAAGAATTATTGACACTCCTCTGAGTGAGTCTACATTTACAGGTGCCGGAATAGGTGCAGCACTTAACGGTATGCGTCCGATCGTAGAGATAATGACGGTGAACTTCAGCCTTTTGGCACTCGATCAGATAATGAATAATGCCGCAACACTTTTACATATGTCGGGTGGACAGTTTAATGTTCCATTGGTAATTCGTATGGCGACAGGTGGGGGCAAGCAACTTGGAGCTCAGCATTCACACTCACTTGAAGGCTGGTTCGCACATATTCCCGGTTTAAAGATCTTAACTCCGGCAACTGTGCAAGATGCATACGATATGGTTGGTCTGGCATTACAAGACCCTGATCCTGTACTTATATTTGAAAATGCACTTTTGTATAATGCAAAAGGTGAACTAGATTTAGATGCCATACCTCTTGAAATAGGCAAAGCAAAAGTAGAAAAAGAGGGTAAAGATGTAACGATCCTTACATATGGAATAAGTGTGTTTAAAGCACTTGAAGCAGCCGAGTCTTTGGCAAAAGAGGGGATCGATGCAGAGGTGATAGATCTGCGCTCGCTTCGTCCGTTAGATGATGAAACCATTATGGCCTCAATAGCAAAGACGCATAAAGTGGTTATAGTTGACGAGGGGTGGAAAAGCGGGAGTTTATCTGCCGAGATTATGGCACGTATTAACGAGCAGGCTTTTTATGAGTTAGATGCTCCAATGAGTAGAGTATGTACGGCAGAGGTACCGTTACCTTATGCTAAACATCTTGAAGATGCAGCATTGCCACAGGCGGACAAAATAGTTGAAGCTGCTATAAAAACGGTAGGTGTATCATGA
- the pdhA gene encoding pyruvate dehydrogenase (acetyl-transferring) E1 component subunit alpha: MNLTIEKAKEFYSKMLLIRRFEEKCIELYSAQKIRGFLHLYIGEEAVAVGLMDALSEDDAILATYREHGHALIRGVGAKSIMAEMYGKVDGCSRGRGGSMHLFDAKSRFYGGSAIVGGGLPLAVGMALADKMQNRKRVTVAIFGDGAVAEGEFHESLNLAALWELPILFVCENNRYAMGTALQYTESQTDIYKKAESYNIHAKQVDGMDVIEIAKAAARAVEDIKDSSKPVFLECLTYRFRAHSMFDAELYREKEEVKEWKEKGPLVVFEQKLKELGLWSELDIEAIEAEIKDTIDDAVTFAENSELEPLEDLEKFVYSEVSNG, encoded by the coding sequence ATGAACTTAACCATAGAAAAAGCAAAAGAGTTTTACTCAAAGATGCTTTTAATTAGGCGTTTTGAAGAGAAGTGTATAGAGCTTTATTCGGCACAAAAGATACGCGGTTTTTTACATCTGTATATTGGGGAAGAAGCAGTAGCTGTTGGATTGATGGATGCCCTGAGCGAAGATGATGCGATACTCGCAACATACAGAGAACACGGCCATGCACTTATTCGGGGTGTGGGTGCAAAAAGTATTATGGCGGAAATGTATGGAAAAGTGGATGGGTGTTCGCGTGGACGCGGTGGTTCGATGCACCTTTTTGATGCTAAAAGCAGATTTTACGGAGGGAGTGCCATAGTTGGCGGTGGTCTTCCTCTGGCTGTGGGGATGGCATTAGCTGACAAGATGCAAAACAGAAAAAGAGTGACCGTAGCTATTTTTGGTGACGGTGCAGTTGCCGAGGGTGAATTTCATGAGTCGCTTAATCTTGCAGCATTATGGGAACTGCCTATACTTTTTGTATGTGAGAATAACCGTTATGCAATGGGTACAGCACTGCAATATACGGAATCTCAGACAGATATCTATAAAAAAGCGGAGTCGTATAACATACATGCAAAACAGGTTGACGGGATGGATGTTATAGAGATTGCTAAAGCTGCTGCTCGGGCAGTTGAAGATATAAAAGATAGTTCCAAACCTGTATTTTTAGAGTGTCTGACTTATCGTTTCCGTGCCCATTCGATGTTTGATGCAGAGCTTTACCGTGAAAAAGAAGAAGTAAAAGAGTGGAAAGAAAAAGGCCCGTTAGTTGTTTTCGAGCAAAAATTAAAAGAGCTTGGATTGTGGTCTGAGCTTGACATTGAAGCGATAGAAGCAGAGATAAAAGATACTATAGATGACGCTGTTACATTTGCGGAAAACTCTGAGTTAGAACCTTTAGAAGATCTGGAAAAATTTGTATACTCGGAGGTGAGTAATGGCTGA
- the acsA gene encoding acetate--CoA ligase codes for MDSTWITKDLDSLPIKPNLLDYETEYEKFKWDDVSKAFDYLPSGGLNIAYEAIDRHAEGKNRDKTALIWLSEEGERKTFSYLDIKRSSAKFANVLKTLGIAKGERVFTLSTRKSELYISAIGILKNQNVMCPLFSQFGPEPILQRLSSGDAKVILTTQKLYKKKITPILDKLTTLKYIILFDADEHESESVLSYNKLMEVASEEFEILKTDEEDMSVLHFTSGTTGMPKGVVHVHKAVYTHYLSGKYALDMHEDDIYWCTADPGWVTGTSYGIITPWVHGITNIVDEAEFDASRWYKILQDEKVSVWYTAPTAIRRLMRIDNEPLKEYDLSHLRLILSVGEPLNPEAVVWGNEKLNLPIHDNWWQSETGGIMISNYASQTIRPGSMGRPLPGISATILRQNDDGSVTEVTEPNVEGDLALKAGWPSMFRMYLHNQEKYDKCFKDGWYISGDLAYRDEDGYFWFVGRADDIIKTSGHMVGPFEVESALMEHEAVAEAGVIGKPDEMIGQLVKAFVSLKPGYEPSEDLQRELIGFGRKKLGAAVAPKEIEFQENLPKTRSGKIMRRLLKAREMGLPEGDTSTLES; via the coding sequence ATGGATAGTACGTGGATTACAAAAGATTTAGACTCGCTTCCTATTAAACCTAATCTGCTTGATTACGAGACAGAGTATGAGAAGTTTAAGTGGGATGATGTCTCAAAAGCGTTTGATTATTTGCCAAGCGGTGGGTTGAATATAGCTTATGAAGCTATAGATAGGCACGCCGAAGGTAAAAACAGAGATAAAACGGCACTTATATGGCTTTCAGAAGAGGGGGAGCGTAAAACTTTCTCTTATCTGGATATAAAAAGATCCAGTGCAAAGTTTGCAAATGTTTTAAAAACTTTAGGTATTGCCAAAGGGGAGAGGGTCTTTACACTCTCAACCCGTAAAAGCGAGCTTTATATATCTGCCATTGGGATACTTAAAAATCAAAACGTTATGTGTCCACTCTTTTCCCAGTTTGGTCCTGAACCGATATTGCAGCGACTAAGCTCTGGCGATGCAAAAGTAATACTAACTACACAAAAACTCTACAAAAAGAAAATTACTCCAATCCTAGACAAACTGACAACACTAAAATATATCATCCTTTTTGATGCAGATGAGCATGAGAGTGAAAGTGTACTCTCGTATAACAAATTGATGGAGGTTGCATCTGAAGAGTTTGAAATTCTAAAAACAGATGAAGAAGATATGTCGGTTCTGCACTTTACAAGCGGTACTACAGGGATGCCAAAGGGTGTTGTGCATGTCCATAAGGCTGTATATACACACTATCTAAGCGGTAAATATGCACTCGATATGCATGAAGATGATATCTACTGGTGTACGGCAGATCCCGGCTGGGTTACGGGAACCTCATATGGAATCATAACCCCTTGGGTACATGGAATTACAAATATCGTAGATGAAGCGGAGTTTGATGCCTCAAGATGGTATAAGATACTTCAAGATGAAAAGGTGAGTGTATGGTACACGGCACCTACTGCGATCAGAAGACTTATGAGAATAGATAATGAGCCTTTAAAAGAGTACGACTTGTCTCATCTGCGTCTTATCTTAAGCGTTGGAGAACCTTTAAATCCGGAAGCTGTTGTATGGGGAAATGAAAAACTAAACTTACCTATACACGATAACTGGTGGCAGAGTGAAACGGGTGGCATTATGATCTCAAACTATGCATCTCAAACTATACGTCCAGGTTCTATGGGAAGACCGCTGCCTGGAATAAGTGCTACGATTTTACGTCAAAATGATGACGGCAGTGTTACAGAGGTTACAGAGCCGAACGTTGAAGGTGATTTGGCTTTAAAAGCAGGATGGCCCTCTATGTTTAGAATGTATCTGCATAACCAAGAGAAGTACGATAAATGTTTCAAAGATGGATGGTACATCTCAGGTGATTTGGCCTATCGAGATGAAGATGGATACTTTTGGTTTGTAGGACGTGCGGATGATATTATTAAAACATCAGGGCACATGGTTGGGCCTTTTGAGGTTGAGAGTGCCTTGATGGAGCATGAAGCCGTTGCTGAGGCCGGAGTTATAGGCAAACCTGATGAGATGATAGGGCAGCTTGTAAAAGCATTTGTATCTCTAAAACCGGGTTATGAACCGAGTGAGGATTTACAACGCGAGCTGATAGGTTTTGGGCGTAAAAAACTGGGAGCTGCAGTCGCTCCAAAAGAGATAGAGTTCCAAGAGAATCTGCCAAAGACCAGAAGCGGAAAAATCATGAGACGCTTGCTTAAAGCCAGAGAGATGGGATTACCGGAGGGTGACACTTCCACTTTGGAATCGTAA
- a CDS encoding CZB domain-containing protein, giving the protein MEFVISNSQRITQITSNITHEIGIGNGKLDHILLKLLGYNAFINGDSPTIGDEHSCIFGKWFDENKEQIKNVPNVISSVSTHHANVHNSIKEAMDLWKGNEFDKAVETMKSVEHSSEKGFEELYNAFKSTHQ; this is encoded by the coding sequence TTGGAATTTGTCATTAGTAATTCACAAAGAATTACCCAAATTACTTCAAATATTACTCATGAGATAGGTATCGGAAACGGTAAGCTTGACCATATCCTTTTAAAACTACTTGGTTACAATGCCTTTATTAACGGAGATAGTCCAACTATAGGTGATGAACACAGTTGTATATTTGGAAAATGGTTCGATGAAAATAAAGAGCAGATTAAAAATGTACCAAACGTGATCAGCAGTGTATCTACACACCATGCAAATGTACATAACTCGATCAAAGAAGCTATGGATTTATGGAAAGGAAATGAGTTTGATAAAGCAGTAGAGACAATGAAATCTGTTGAACATTCCAGTGAAAAAGGTTTTGAAGAGCTTTATAACGCATTTAAAAGCACACATCAGTAA
- a CDS encoding DNA alkylation repair protein, translating to MFEQISIELQNYINKTYQESYKSFFKTKKGEYSAEDIFLGIKVPKLRKSVRKHFKTLSFEDIKKFLYSPYHEYRLFALLVLVAKYQDKNSSKEEQKRIYDFYVENISQVNNWDLVDVTTSHIIGKYLYGKEKSILYDFANSNDLWQKRIAIVSTFYFIKQGSYEDTLNIADILLNDTHDLIHKAVGWAIRNVGNKNEQIMLEYLQSRYKTMPRTTLRYAIEKLDKEIRQKYLKGLI from the coding sequence ATGTTTGAACAAATATCTATAGAACTTCAAAACTATATAAATAAAACCTATCAAGAAAGCTACAAAAGTTTTTTCAAAACAAAAAAGGGTGAGTATAGTGCAGAAGATATTTTCTTAGGGATCAAAGTCCCCAAGCTTCGTAAATCTGTTCGAAAACACTTTAAAACACTTTCTTTTGAAGATATAAAAAAGTTTTTATACTCACCCTATCATGAGTATAGGCTTTTTGCTCTTTTGGTTTTAGTTGCCAAGTATCAAGACAAAAACAGTTCAAAAGAGGAACAAAAGAGGATCTATGATTTCTATGTAGAAAATATTTCTCAGGTGAATAACTGGGACTTGGTTGATGTTACAACTTCACACATCATCGGGAAGTATCTATACGGAAAAGAGAAATCAATTCTTTACGATTTTGCCAACTCAAACGATCTATGGCAAAAGAGAATTGCTATTGTAAGTACTTTTTATTTTATCAAACAAGGTTCTTACGAAGATACGCTGAACATTGCAGATATCCTTCTTAACGATACACACGATCTGATCCATAAAGCAGTCGGCTGGGCGATTAGAAACGTTGGAAATAAAAATGAGCAGATTATGTTGGAGTATCTTCAATCGCGATACAAAACTATGCCGAGAACGACACTCCGTTACGCAATTGAGAAATTAGATAAAGAGATACGACAAAAATATCTCAAAGGATTAATATAA
- the flgA gene encoding flagellar basal body P-ring formation chaperone FlgA gives MYIKIIFLLLFALQLSALELQRNYFIKEDTIKLSHIIEGVNSSDDRVLFSLSNNKHIKRVTAKKLIGMLKKLGYKDIHSKYPYIQFNKISPIDTTKVKEYVIEHYKEKYKGILVKDVKIYPRTYMDTMPKNYTLVKLRSREHLSNDGIVAIKTDKNKKIFFNYTIQAYVNTFVLRNDLQRDGELSTLNTRKNSIILDKFRAMPVQTIENGTLELKHTMKKGELLTLRDVESLALIRRDSSVNVTLQNGSIVISFSARALQDGRKGDVIFVENDKGKKIKVVVVGKNKAKVK, from the coding sequence ATGTATATCAAAATCATCTTTTTATTACTTTTTGCACTACAACTCTCTGCACTTGAACTGCAAAGAAACTACTTTATCAAAGAAGACACAATAAAACTCTCTCATATCATAGAGGGTGTAAATAGTTCTGATGATCGTGTACTTTTTTCCCTTTCAAATAATAAACATATCAAAAGAGTAACTGCAAAAAAGCTTATCGGTATGCTAAAAAAACTCGGCTACAAAGATATTCATTCAAAATATCCGTATATCCAGTTTAATAAAATAAGCCCTATAGATACAACAAAGGTCAAAGAGTATGTCATAGAACACTATAAGGAAAAGTATAAAGGTATTCTTGTCAAAGATGTTAAGATATATCCTCGTACCTATATGGATACAATGCCTAAAAACTATACTCTGGTAAAACTGCGTTCAAGGGAACATCTCTCAAACGATGGTATTGTAGCAATTAAAACAGATAAAAATAAAAAAATATTTTTCAATTACACGATCCAAGCATATGTAAATACCTTTGTATTAAGAAACGATCTTCAAAGAGATGGGGAGTTATCTACACTAAACACGAGAAAAAATAGTATAATTCTAGACAAATTCAGGGCTATGCCGGTTCAAACGATAGAAAACGGCACTTTAGAGCTTAAACATACAATGAAAAAAGGGGAACTCTTAACTCTGCGTGATGTTGAGTCCCTTGCTTTGATCAGACGAGATTCCTCTGTCAATGTCACCTTACAAAATGGTTCAATTGTGATCTCATTTAGTGCACGAGCACTCCAAGACGGTAGAAAAGGTGATGTTATCTTTGTAGAAAACGACAAAGGGAAGAAGATCAAAGTAGTTGTTGTAGGAAAAAACAAGGCAAAAGTAAAATGA
- a CDS encoding UbiX family flavin prenyltransferase, with the protein MKIVVATSGASGVNLGLKTLELLPDEIEKHFIMSENSKTVLQKEQNITYHDNSDISASVASGSFGVDAMIIAPCSMNTLAKIACGISDNLITRCAAVMIKEQKKLILAPREIPFSAIALENMHKLASLGIIIAPPVMAYYSEQQNLDEMENFVIGKWFDLLGIQNNLYKRWE; encoded by the coding sequence ATGAAAATAGTAGTCGCAACAAGCGGAGCAAGCGGAGTAAACCTCGGATTAAAGACGTTAGAGTTACTCCCTGATGAAATAGAAAAACATTTTATTATGAGTGAAAACTCAAAAACCGTACTGCAAAAAGAGCAAAATATCACCTACCACGACAATTCAGATATCTCCGCTAGTGTCGCTTCTGGCTCTTTCGGAGTTGATGCCATGATCATAGCACCATGCAGCATGAATACCTTAGCAAAGATTGCATGCGGGATCAGCGACAACCTTATTACAAGATGTGCAGCAGTGATGATCAAAGAGCAGAAAAAACTGATTTTGGCACCTCGCGAGATCCCTTTTTCGGCTATCGCACTAGAAAATATGCACAAACTTGCAAGCTTGGGGATCATCATTGCTCCCCCTGTAATGGCTTACTACTCCGAACAACAAAACCTCGATGAGATGGAAAACTTTGTGATCGGAAAATGGTTTGATCTACTTGGAATACAAAATAATTTATACAAAAGATGGGAGTAA
- the coaD gene encoding pantetheine-phosphate adenylyltransferase, whose amino-acid sequence MNTIALYPGTFDPITNGHYDIIERAKKMFDHVVVAVAVSVDKKPMFTLEERIQMAEAATAHLEGVSVVGFDNLTIELANEHNAKVLIRGLRAVSDFEYELQLGYLNNSLDDTIETVYLMPKLKHAFVSSSIVRNLLKFNGKTEHLLPPEVQKIIGSMNSCTLQ is encoded by the coding sequence ATGAATACTATAGCACTTTATCCAGGGACATTTGATCCGATTACAAACGGACATTATGACATTATAGAACGGGCAAAAAAGATGTTTGATCACGTTGTTGTTGCTGTTGCAGTTTCTGTAGATAAAAAACCTATGTTTACTCTAGAAGAAAGAATACAAATGGCAGAAGCGGCAACTGCACATTTAGAAGGGGTAAGTGTTGTAGGTTTTGACAATCTAACAATAGAATTAGCAAACGAACACAATGCAAAAGTACTTATCCGCGGGCTTCGAGCCGTTAGTGACTTTGAGTATGAACTACAACTGGGCTATTTAAATAACTCTCTTGATGATACAATTGAGACAGTATATTTAATGCCAAAGCTAAAACACGCATTTGTAAGCTCTTCAATCGTGCGAAATCTTTTAAAATTCAACGGTAAAACAGAACATCTTTTACCGCCTGAGGTCCAAAAAATCATTGGGAGTATGAACTCATGTACATTGCAATAG
- the tmk gene encoding dTMP kinase has product MYIAIEGIDTAGKSTQIAALENRFPDAVITKEPGATELGKEIRELVLSARAKSKKAEFLLFLADRAEHLKEVIEPNIDTKMIISDRSAISGVAYALIHNEIAQEELVHLNNFATNNTYPEKVFLLQLTKEELEFRLSQKELDGIELRGSEYLLGIQNAIIKAAKLLNIELITIDATQSIESITEEILTNIN; this is encoded by the coding sequence ATGTACATTGCAATAGAGGGGATCGATACTGCCGGGAAAAGTACACAGATAGCTGCACTTGAAAACAGATTTCCAGATGCCGTTATCACTAAAGAACCGGGTGCAACAGAGTTAGGTAAAGAGATACGGGAGCTTGTACTCTCAGCTCGTGCAAAAAGTAAAAAAGCAGAATTCCTACTCTTTTTAGCCGATCGTGCCGAACATCTAAAAGAGGTGATCGAACCAAATATAGATACAAAAATGATCATCTCCGATCGCAGTGCGATCAGCGGTGTGGCATATGCACTGATTCATAATGAAATAGCCCAAGAAGAGCTGGTACACCTAAACAACTTTGCTACAAACAACACCTATCCTGAAAAAGTTTTTTTGCTTCAACTCACAAAAGAGGAGCTTGAGTTCAGACTTTCTCAAAAAGAGCTTGACGGTATAGAACTTCGCGGGAGTGAATATCTTCTTGGAATACAAAATGCAATAATAAAAGCAGCAAAACTTTTAAATATCGAGCTTATCACGATCGATGCAACACAAAGCATAGAGAGTATTACAGAAGAAATATTAACTAATATCAACTAG